gaggtcctgagcactctggagcaggttttcatcaaggatctctctgtactttgctccattcatctttccctcgatcctgactagactcccatctccacagaggaactctggagctctctcagagtgaccatcgggttattggtcatctccctaaccaaggcccttctcccctgattgctcagtttggacgggcagccagctttaggaagagtcttgtggttccaaacttcttccatttaagaatgatggaggccactgtgttcttggggaccttcagtgctgcagaaatgtttgggtACCCTTTCCTAGATCAATGCagcaacacaatcctgtctcggaagtctacggacaattccttcgacctcatgacttggtttttgctctaacatgcactgtcaactgtgggaccttatatagacaggtgtgtgcctttccaaatcatgtccaatcaatttaatttaccacaggtggactccgatcaagttgtagaaacatctcaaggatgatcaatggaaacaggacgctcctgagctcaatttagagtctcatagtgaagggtctgaatacttatgtaaatcagatatttctgtttttttgtttaaaaaaaataaatttgcaaatatttctaaaaagctatttttgctttgtcattatagggtattgtgtgtagattgatgaggacaaaaATGAagtgaatcaattttagaataaggctgtaacgtaacaaaatgtggaaaataggaaggggtctgaatactttccgaatgcacagtatgCAACAGTGCCTATGTAGGTGCATGTGTATCTGTAAGTTTGACTGGGAAGGGGGAAGGTTTTTGCAAGGGGAAGGAGCCTTGATCTGCAGCCCAGCTGTCAACTTACCATGGTCTTCTGAATCTCCATCCTCCTCTGCCcattctcccctcttctcccccttcccctccaaacacacacaaaggCTTCCAAACTCTCTCGGTGAAAATACCTAAAACTCTTCCTAGCTGATAGCTCACTGTCTAGTCCTCAGCTATTGTAATGAGGACACGTTCCTAAAGTGGCTGCTAACTCCCCTGCAGTCGTCGccggcaagtgtgtgtgtgtcatatccCCTATCCACAGACAGGCTATatccagagggagagaaagacagagagagagaaacagagagagagaacgagagacagaaagatatccATATCCCCTGGCCCCAGATGAGCTATTGTAAGAGACGGTGACATCGGTGGCGACACGAGGCAGCTGACAGGGAACATGACACAGGAGTCCACTTGCGGACACGACagcaatgtgtgtgtatgtgtgtttgtgtgtgtgtactggtaaGTGTGTTTGAGTGAGATTCACtgttgagggtgtgtgtgtgtgtgtgtgtgtgtgtgtgtgtgtgtgtgtgtgtgtgtgtgtgtgtgtgtgtgtgtgtgtgtgtgtgtgtgtgtgtgtgtgtgtgtgtgtgtgtgtgtgtgtgtgtgtgtgtgtgtgtgtgtgtgtgtgtgtgtaatggaaaGTGGCCATCACCTCTAGATGAGGATCATTAGAACACAAAGAAAAGGGTCAGCCATGTTATGCAGCGTGGTGTTCTTCTGACAGACAAACACACGGAAAGGATGGAGTCCTGAATCATTAGTAATTAACAAGATCACTCATTAGGGCTATgatactgtgtgtttgtgtcactgctgttagcctgctgagagctcagggagctaacacaagtcTCAGGTGAAATTACTATGTGTTTTatgtgcgtgtggtgtgtgtgtgtgtgtgtgtgtgtgtgtgtgtgtgtgtgtgtgtgtgtgtgtgtgtgtgtgtgtgtgtgtgtgtgtgtgtgtgtgtgtgtgtgtgtgtgtgtgtgtgtgtgtgtgtgtgtgtgtgtgtgtgtgtgtgtgtgtgcgtgtgtgcgtgtgcatgtgcatgtggcTAACCCTGAGCTTTCCAGCCTGACTCCTATCACAGCAGGCGCAAGGCCACAGACTGGGAGTTATACTACAGGctgtagattacagtagagaaTACAAAGCCTGACTGTGACACGACCCATAGTATATAGACATCAGCTCCTTGAACAGGATAACATAACGTTATTATTTTCTAAACTCCCTTTAAGTGTATGTTTTCTCCCCTCGCCCCTCCTatcttcccctttcctctcctcctcccccctcctctcctcctatccagATGGTGTTGCTGGCTCGGTGTGAGGGCCACTGCAGCCACACGTCCCGCTCCGACCCTCTCATCTCCTTCAGTTCGGTGTTGAAGCAGCCCTTTAAGAGCACCTGTTTCTGCTGCAGGCCCCACACCTCCAAGCTGAAGGCTGTGAGGCTCCGCTGTGCCGGAGGAACCCGCATCACCGCCACCTACCGCTACATCCTTGCCTGCAACTGTGAGGAGTGCAGCTGAGCAGAGAACATAACATTTTAGAACACTTTAGAACTCTAGACATGCTCAAACCGGCTCTTTGAGAGTTTCTACCCCTGTGAGTCTGCAGCTGTAAGGAGTGGAATCTTAGAACTCGAGAACCTGAAGAACCCACACCTTTGTAGAACCCGTGAGTCTAGACCTGACCAATGGAACAGGACAGTGTTTTTGTCCCTGTATGATGATTCAAGTGCCCTAACATCGCCGCTGGCCGTCATCTGCAAGTAGTGGAACCCTTAGCACCCTATCGAACTCTAAAACCTGTGAGTCTAGGCCCAACCCATGGACACATATAGAACCATCATGGCTGTTGGCGATAACGACTCCAGTGCCCCAACTGCTATCTGACCATAAATGTAAAGGAGAGGAGCCCTGGACTTTGGGAACAGGGATATTGGGGAGGGGAGGGTAATTTAAGAACCATTGAGGAACCCCATGTACAATTTCATGGTTGTACTTGTGTTTCTCGGCCTGACTGAGAAGTTAGTCATGAGAACCTTAATTCTCGTGACTCTTTGTCAAACTGCTTTTTTAAAAATCCTAAATtccctacctgtcagtctggATCCAACTGCAAGACTCTGAGACCTGGGTTCCTATTCCTCTTCCAGTGGCTCAGTCCCCAACCAATGACCAATTAGGAACCCTGATCCCCAATTCTGTGTGTCTAGAACAAGCAGAACAATCAGCTCCTCAAGGATCCCTGAGAGAGTCATTTCTGCTAATCCATCCAGGGTAGATGTGATTCCCCCGGATCCCAAACAACCCTCCATTCCCTCCCATAAATGTAGACCGTAAACAACTAACTGCTTTTGGGGTTTCAGCCAACCTCTCACCACTCATTACAGGCAAAAAcaacacatatgcacacactcacatccacacacacatcccctctcttactacacacactctctcaccagTCACCCATCATTACAGGCATCAATAAAGATATGGTGCCAACGTCATAAAAACCCACCAGTtcccaacaacacaacaacaaatgTCATTAAAGGCCCAAATCAGccatttttatatcaatatcaaatacttttttggttaacAATTAAGTACCATACTGTAACAGATTTACATTAAAATGATCAAAAATAGCTTTTTAGAAAAaatatttctcaagcaagaattttgctaggactgtctgagggtggtctgagtggggaggggaaactgttattggcagagaggtttggaactttcTTTGATGTTGGTCTATTAAACAatttactgcatggtgatgtcaccatggaaagccCAAACTCCTATCCATGCAAAAATGCTGATAAGGTCcgtgtagattgtattttcaaccagcaactatcaggaaataacactgataaCCTTTTTTCACACTTCTGCAGTGTTAGTTTCAACAGCTGTTGCACAATATGATATGAAACACAGGGAAAACtacattttgactgcactgggcctttaaaagcAGCATGGGACAGAACAGGCCATGTATCCTACAATATATGCTGTATGTGTATTAACTGTTTTTAACTGCACCAGAGCCCCGTCTCCTAGGCAGACCATAAACATTTAGCACACTCAAACCCAGCCTTTCATCTATCTGTGTAAAACATGACTCGCAGAGGATAGACTCTTACAAAATGACCGGCAGCAGAGAGGCAGCAGAGTGGAGTATCCGGAGGGGCATTCTGTTGATGCGAAGCCATTTTGTGGAGTAGCATATGCTCTCTAAAGGGAAATGTTAAATACTCTGTGCAACTGACAATATGGTTGCTGTTGATGTTGAAACTATTAATATTATTATCATGCCAGAGTTCATGATTACTGACGTGTTTTGCTATCAGTAAGTATTACTACTTTACTAATGATGTCATTTCAATACAAGGGGTCAGATACTTTGAGAAAGGGAACTTGTACGGCttgtgctgctcaccagtcacAGTTCAAAAGCATCATTTTGCCTTTTACTCTCGATATGTGCATGTTCCTCTTTAGTGCATTTAAGACCCAAACCATTGCATTTATCAGGAGTCAACTATTGTATCTAGCAGGTTAAGCTATGGGAGAGGGTTACATTTAGGAATAGAGTGgaatggacacaaacacacaggcgcacacacacacacactcactcctctGAAATGCCTTTGTTCTTCGCTATGGCCTCAAACTGTACCCTCCCCTATGAAATCATACGATTTACTGGTCTGAGGACTTTTTAATGCAGCTCTCCGCTGACAGCACAACTGGCTGCTTCACACATGAACATAATAAAACACTCTTCCTTTGTTTCTAGAGATTGATCTGTCCCTCACtggttgtctcctctctgtgtgtctccttcATCAGCACATGCACACAGTTCCATGCCGTGAACCTAGGGGTATAATTATGTGGGGATTGAATTGACAGCAAGACAGAGGAGCAACATAATGCTTGTCACACTGACGCTAACAATGTTCCTATGGCTGCCCTAAAAGTGGCATATGAATGAGCTGTTTGGCAATGCAAGCAgccatgatcacacacacacacatacacatacacacacacacattcacacacacacacacacacacacacacacacacacacacacacacacacacacacacacacacacacacacacacacacacacacacacacacacacacacacacacacacacacacacacacacacacacacacacacacacacacacacacattcacacatttacacacacacacacacacacacacacacacacacacacacacacacacacacacacacacacacacacacacacacacacacacacacacacacacacacacacacacacacacacacacacacacacacacacacacacacacacacacacacacacacacacacacacacacacacacacacacacacacacacattcacacacacacacacacatacacacacacacacacacatacacacattcacacacacattcacacacagtgcTGCAGTTCTAATAACAGAAACAACACGCTCACATGTCATCATCAAATATAGAATTCATTTTAGCCCCTCCAGGAATTCTTGGGTTAGAATGTTTCCAGGTGGAGACAACAAGGCACATATGGTATTTTCATAACCCTTCAAATCATTTTCCTCACAACGGTGATAATCATAACCATTCAAGGTTCAATAAAAATCATACAAAGGAAATGATCATTCATAGCCATATGTTTGTAATTTGACTTCACATCATTCTGTTCACTGTGATGCTTTCTAGATGGTCCAAGACACAACAGGATCCATTTGGCCAGTTGCTGCAGGGTTGGTGGATCCAACATTTTAGTTTGAATCATGTCGCGCATTTGGACACAATCAAAGGTCTTTATATTAGACATCAAAGGTACTATAGTGGTAAAAAGTGGATGTGGTAAAATGAGTGGATGTGTTGGATGCTCCCTACATTTATAaatgattcagaccccttccctttttccacattttgttacgttacagcctttttctaaaattgattaataaattcctcatcaatctatacacaataccccataatgacaaagcaaaaactggtttttagataaaacattttagcaaatgtatatatataacaaaatttacaaaaataccttatttacataagtattcagaccctttgctatgagactcaaaattgagctcaggtgcatcctgtttccattgatcacccttgagatgtttctacaactagattggagtccacctgtagtaaattcaattgattggacatgatttggagaggcacacacctgtctatataaggtcccacagttgacagttcatgtcagagaaaataccaagccatgaggtcgaaggaattatccatagagctttgagacaggattgtgtcgaggcacagatctggggaagggtaccaaaaaagatctgcatcattgaaggtccccaagaacacagtggcctccatccttcttaaatgatagaagtttggaaccaccaagactctttctagagctggccgcccggccaaactaagcaatcttGGGAGAAGGCCCTTAGTCAGGGAGATGCGCTCACCATCAACACAGGGGGgcttcaggggtgtgtgcttagtcccctcctgtactccctatttacccacaactgcatggccgcgcaagactccaacactatcattaagtttgctgatgacacaacagtgctaGGCAGGATAACCAAAGAcaaatgagacagcctatatggagcaggtcagagacctgacagtgtgatgccaggacaacaacctctcactcaacgtcagcaagacaaaggagctgatcgtggactacaggaaatggagggccgagcacgcccccattcacatcgatgaggctgtagtggagagggttgagagcttcaagttcctcagtgtccacatcactaaggtcTAGAATggtccacaacacacacaccaacacagtaaaGAAAATGAcatgacaatgcctcttccccctcaggaagctgaaaagatttgtcatgatcctcaaaaagttctaaagCTGCGCCATGgagagcatattgactggctgcatcacggcctggtacggcaactgcttggcatccgactgcaAGGTGCAACAGGGGATACTGCGTACGGTCTAGTACATCACTAGTTTCGAGTTCCCTGCCacctaggacctctataccaggcgatgtcaggAGGCCCTATACATTTtccaagactccagccatccaaatcatagactgttctttctgctatcacacggcaagtggtaccgatgcAAGTCTGGAACCGACTGGACCCTGAACATCTTCTACTCCCCATGTCATAAGACcgataaatagttagttaaatagtaaaCCAAATAGTTTCCCTCATTATCTGCATTTACCCTTTTCGCACAAACTTTTTTACTCGTAacgtacgctgctgctactgtttattatgtATCCGGCTTTATTCAGTAACTTTATTCATAGTTATatgtacctcaattacctcgtacccctgcacatccacccattactggtaccctgtgtatataaccaagttatcgttactcattgtgtattcatTATAACCTTTATCATTACGTGGTCATTTCTCTCGCTGCATTGTGAAGAACGGTAGGGAAGCATCTCACTgttcgtctacacctgttgtttacgaagcatgtgacgaataacattGGATTTGATATACAGTGGATCCATAGGAAGATAACAGGTGGAATGCTGAACGTGAGAGAGAAAATGGACCGAGTGTGTTAATGTTATTCAACTTGAGCAAAATAACCTGCATTTATATGATTTCTCATTTTTATTTCTCGAGTTACAGAAGATATGGTACAATTCTCTTCATTACAGGAGAGCATCAACCCATCCATCACCATCATCTgtagttaaaaaaatatacaatCATCTTCAATTGTATTTCCAGTATACAGTCAACAAGAAAAACAAGTTACAACCCGCCCTCTATAgcccagtccagaaacaaccctttTCCTCTTTATCTTACGTTTCTGTAGCCCTGAAGGAGATATTAGAGGTGTAAGCGACATGACAAAGCTCTCCTAAGTTCATCGGAAGGCTTAGAGTAGCCATCCCCAAACATATTGCTTATACCTATCTGGTCTTTTCAGAGCTGGTAACACCAAAACTGTATAGGGATATGGGTTATTTTTGGACTGGGTACTTAAATTGAATCCTGTTGTCCAGAGTAAAAGGTATGGTGGGACATCAGCGCCCTCTGTTGGACTATTGGAATACGCACAACTGTTGAATAAACTTCACTCTCAAACATTGCCTGCAGTTTTGAGCAACTCTGTCCATGAACTAAATCTAAATCCTCATACAATATTTCTGGATCCTTTTCTAACCTTACAATGGTCTCACTGGAATTGATCCCCAACTCTGACAGCTAcattctatctcctctgtctTTGCATGTCACAATGGTTTGGTATACTCATACTGCATTTCTACATCAACCCAAACCTAAAGACTCATCTAACTACAGCCAACCCAGCCGTCTACGGCATAAACTATTAGCACCTCTACACATTCTCGGTAAACAGTGATAGCTCACCTGAAAGGCATTAGTATTGTTCTTTTTACATAATAAATGTCTAATGCGTGATGCATTTATCAAAGCAAATTGATAATTTGCATTCTAATAAACAATGAAAACACCTCGCAAACGGGAGAAACCAAATGATTTCCATGCATTCACCTAGATATATAGTATCTTCATTTGGTTATATTCTCACAGCAGGAAGATcattctgcagcaacaggaaatgtgaattatcgtgtggattataatgaatggacatttttgtaggggttgatacattttttgtttgggcaaatcaagtctgacattttaaagtggaaataatTCATTTtcaaagcctttttaaacctacAAGTTTGAATTTCCTGTTGTCCAGGAAATTTCCTGCAACAACAGCGTGATCAAAATTACGATCCTACATCTATGCTAATATTTTATCACTAGGCCTAACCCAGAATGGGGGGGTGTAGCTATATgtgcagtgcttgacttggactgaaatactCATGGACTGAAGCATTCATCCTACATCTATGCTAATATTTTATCACTAGGCCTAACccagaatggggggggggtgtagctaTATgtgcagtgcttgacttggactgaaatactCACGGACTGAACATTCATCCTACATCTATGCTAATATTTTATCACTAGGCCTAaatcagaatgggggggggggtagctatatgtgcagtgcttgacttggactgaaatactCACGGACTGAAGCATTCATTTTCAGCTCCGGAACGGTTTATAATGTTTTTAGGTGCAGGAACTCCACAATACCTTTGAGACAATATTTTATTAAGGGGTGCAGGAAcacaagcagtagaacattttagGTGCTGGACATGAAAAGGCAGAATATGCACAGTTCAGACTGTTCAGAACACATTTTTATGAGGGAGGTGAGAAGACAGGCAGGCTACTAGCAAGGCAACTAAAAATGCAGATCACTTCTAAAGTAATACCAGCAATTAAGAAGGGCAATAAGCTGAAGACCTCATCCAATAAGCTGGTGaccgtatgtggcagggtctacagacaatcacggactacataAAGAAAACCAGACACGTCGTCCGTGATGTCTCgtttccagacaaactaaacaccttctttgcacactttgaggataatacagtgccaccaacgcggcccgctaccaaggatttcgcccccctccatctccatggccgatgtgagtaagacatttaaaagtGTTAACCCACGCAAGGccgccggcccagacggcatccctagctgcatcctcagagcatgcgcagatcagctggctggtgtgtttacggacatattcaatctctccctatcccagtctgctgtccccacatgcttcaagataaccaccattgttcctgtacccaagaaggaaagataactgaactaaatgactattgccccgtagcactcacttctgttatCATTTGAGAAAATaatcaggggagaggtctgttgaaaCTCTGTCACAGacttacaggggagaggtctgttgatactctgttatatagtcttacaggggagaggtctgttgatactctgttatatagtcctacaggggagaggtctgttgatactctgttatatagtcctacaggggagaggtctgttggtaCTCTGTTATATTGtcctacaggggagaggtctgttgatactctgtcacagtcttacaggggagaggtctgttggtactctgttatatagtcctACAGGGGAGTGGTCTGTTGGtactctgttatatagtcctacaggggagaggtctgttgatactctgtcacagtcttacaggggagaggtctgttgatactctgttatatagtcctACAGGGGAGTGGTCTGTTGGtactctgttatatagtcctataggggagaggtctgttggtactctgttatatagtcctacaggggagaggtctgttggtaCTCTGTTATATTGtcctacaggggagaggtctgttgatacagtcttacaggggagaggtctgttggtaCTCTGTTATATTGtcctacaggggagaggtctgttggtaCTCTGTTATATAATCCtataggggagaggtctgttggtactctgttatatagtcctataggggagaggtctgttggtactctgttatatagtcctacatgggagaggtctgttggtactctgttatatagtcctataggggagaggtctgttggtactctgttatatagtcctagaggggagaggtctgttgttactctgttatatagtcctacatgggagaggtctgttggtactctgttatatagtcctacaggggagaggtctgttggtactctgttatatagtcctataggggagaggtctgttggtactctgttatatagtcctataggggagaggtctgttggtactctgttatatagtcctataggggagaggtctgttggtactctgttatatagtcctagaggggagaggtctgttgatactctgtcacagtcttacaggggagagatctgttgGTACTCTGTCACAGTCTTAAAGGGGAGAGGtatgttgatactctgtcacagtcttaaaggggagaggtctgttggtactctgttatatagtcctacaggggagagatctgttgatactctgtcacagtCTTAAAGGGGAGAGGTCCGTTGGTACTCTGTTATATTGtcctacaggggagaggtctgttgatactctgtcacagtcttacaggggagaggtctgttggtaCTCTGTTATATTGtcctacaggggagaggtctgttgattgTCACAGTCTTACAGGGGAGATTTCTGTTGGTACTCTGTTATATTGtcctacaggggagaggtctgttgatactctgtcacagtcttacaggggagaggtctgttggtaCTCTGTTATATTGtcctacaggggagaggtctgttgattgtcacagtcttacaggggagaggtatgttgatactctgttatatagtcctacaagggagaggtctgttgatactctgttatatagtcctACAGGTGAGAGGTCTGTTGGtactctgttatatagtcctacaggggagaggtctgttgatactctgttataTAGTCTTATAGGGGAGAGGTATGTTGGtactctgttatatagtcctacaagggagaggtctgttggtactctgttatatagtcctacaggggagaggtctgttgattgTCACAGTCTTACAGGGGAGAGGTATGTTGATACTCTGTTATATAGTCTTACAGGGGAGAGGCCTGTTTGAtactctgttatatagtcctacaggggagaggtctgttgattgtcacagtcttacaggggagaggtatgttgatactctgttatatagtcttacaggggagaggtctgttggtaCTCTGTTATGTAGTCCtataggggagaggtctgttgatactctgttatatagtcctataggggagaggtctgttgatactctgttatatagtcctataggggagaggtctgttgatactctgttatatagtcctacaggggagaggtctgttgatactctgttatatagtcctataggggagaggtctgttgatactctgttatatagtcctataggggagaggtctgttgatactctgttatatagtcctataggggagaggtctgttgatactctgttatatagtcctacaggggagaggtctgttgatactctgttatatagtcctataggggagaggtctgttgatactctgttatatagtcctataggggagaggtctgttgatactctgttatatagtcctataggggagaggtctgttgatactctgttatatagtcctataggggagaggtctgttggtactctgttatatagtcctataggggagaggtctgttggtactctgttatatagtcctataggggagaggtctgttggtactctgttatatagtcctataggggagaggtctgttggtactctgttatatagtcctagaggggagaggtctgttgatactctgtcacagtcttacaggggagagatctgttgGTACTCTGTCACAGTCTTAAAGGGGAGAGGtatgttgatactctgtcacagtcttaaaggggagaggtctgttggtactctgttatatagtcctacaggggagagatctgttgatactctgtcacagtCTTAAAGGGGAGAGGTCCGTTGGTACTCTGTTATATTGtcctacaggggagaggtctgttgatactctgtcacagtcttacaggggagaggtctgttggtaCTCTGTTATATTGtcctacaggggagaggtctgttgattgTCACAGTCTTACAGGGGAGATTTCTGTTGGTACTCTGTTATATTGtcctacaggggagaggtctgttgatactctgtcacagtcttacaggggagaggtctgttggtCCTCTGTTATATTGtcctacaggggagaggtctgttgattgTCAAAAGTCTTACAGGGGAGAGGTATGTTGATACTCTGTTATATAgtcttacaggggagaggtctgtttgatactctgttatatagtcctacaggggagaggtctgttgattgtcacagtcttacaggggagaggtctgtttgatactctgttatatagtcctacaggggagaggtctgttgatactttgttatatagtcctataggggagaggtctgttgatactctgttatatagtcttacaggggagaggtctgttgatactctgttatatagtcctat
This sequence is a window from Oncorhynchus gorbuscha isolate QuinsamMale2020 ecotype Even-year linkage group LG01, OgorEven_v1.0, whole genome shotgun sequence. Protein-coding genes within it:
- the LOC124020809 gene encoding norrin; this encodes MRPSAPLSPSSGLVLLLVFCPLLVVVHASSSKAENGHSTHLGDTDPDRCMRHHFVETITHPIYKCNSKMVLLARCEGHCSHTSRSDPLISFSSVLKQPFKSTCFCCRPHTSKLKAVRLRCAGGTRITATYRYILACNCEECS